From one Flavobacterium sp. N502536 genomic stretch:
- a CDS encoding non-ribosomal peptide synthetase, which translates to MKIKDIYPLTPLQEGIYFHWKLSKSMYFEQSSYKIQAELDLHYLKESYDQLIARHDVLRTCFRDNVGEDLLQIVQNEVPSNFTYLDITQNSNETVASVKEQDIAKSFDLSTGSQMRLTVVKTNENQYELIWSHHHIIMDGWCIGILIGEFFALYEGLVQGKTNILPKVTSYSDYVKWLMKNDKAKSLQYWNQYLEDFQGINTLPFPKKNTDAYSPGEVFYTVSGDLREQLGTFCQQNGITENVFFQTVWGILLAKYNNTNDVVFGGVVSGRPAEIYDVANIIGLFINTIPVRISFDHQTTVKQILLQTQEQAIKSLPYHYNSISEIQLGVNGNQPLFDHIIVFENYAAAEAITSELAENEKTNITLLETEFYEGENYDFSLAIIPGKDISIRFTFNAEKYENSSITYLKDHFEQVLNSVVANFDLPVSEIELLKESEKEAVLSLSGHDGLNETSPEYTLVELFENAVAENQNNIALVYGEEQYSFAALNAIADQFAAFLKVEHNVGLGDFIALQLDRSDWLVVALLGILKAGAVYVPLHINLPQDRVDYILEDTNCGIIIDDDFINRFKATPKTAAAASAVTIAPSDLAYLIYTSGSTGKPKGVLVEHSNICALLVNTKDNFVISQKPSMPLLASNSFDIFLFELFHPLLAGGKVVMVPNEEIKDMGELTKILSHTNSFHAVPTLMRAVIDHIKTNKSEQLYQHIESIFIGGDKIPVGILEEIREVFTNAVINVLYGPTEGSIFITSESYLPGVKQFPNAVIGKSNAHNATYVLDDHLKLCPYFSIGELCISGNQVTRGYLNKVEITAEKFIVNPFKTDEKLYRTGDMVKRLPNGKIEFVGRKDNQVKVRGYRIELEEIENALLSNEHVDFAIAKTITVSGEEKEIVAYLKAKKQLAPQELALFLKGILPSFMIPDYYIQLEEIPLTVNGKIDAKKLPHPLQINTVKETEYIGAVTETEIKLTEIWQRILDRKTIGIEDNFFHLGGHSLKMIKLSNQIFVNFGIHLNIKEIYTHPTIKEQALFIDSSLNGYTVSIPPAAIAASYPLSSSQYRMWNICSIDTQANKAYNIRIIDVKNAAVNIAPFTKALQHLIERHEILRTAFVTNENGEPRQIIVPVEKLDPLEIEYLDLRNSGTLEKNLQQALAATGDVSFDLETPPLMKVGLISAKDDQWIVSILFHHIIFDGWSTDVFVKELYALYEKYNEGKEVVLPPLAVQFKDYATWEQSTIKSDAIAADKEYWLKQFEGNLPILSELGDQKRPNIKTHNGGVISKVLEGSVLKELNSLCDRQEVSLFMVFLAAANVLIYKNTGDQDIITGSPIVNRDYPELFDQIGFYANTIPLRTHLEDNASFLDILKQVKENVIQAKEHQKFPLDELISLLNIKYDASRNPLFDIVVTAREENNPKEDAARIDTIIDAIGNGINAKFDLTFDFLITANTLTVSLQYNSDVFSAQKITSLLHHLEQILLQISTQADQKISAIDCLTAAEKEHLLKELSGHQTHYPKESSIIELFEKQVKLTPEKTALVYKEKKYSYQELNTIANQLANYLEENCNLTGDLAAVYLPKSEWQIISILALLKSGCAYVPIAADYPQERISYIIKDANAECLIRVDLIEEFVKTQHEYSAQFESKYAKANDLAYVMYTSGSTGEPKGVLIEQQSVVRLVKNTNFINLTGAEVLLATGAFSFDATTFEYWGMLLNGGTLVICDENTLLSVRGMNEVVANQNVTIMWLTAGWLHQLVDENLILFKNLKTIVCGGDVLSPHHITKLKTTYPELVVVNGYGPTENTTFSLTHTIDLPIKTTVPIGVPISNSTVYLMDKNHQLVPKGAIGEICVGGDGLARGYLNNAELTHSKFITNPYNTQERLYKTGDLGRWTANNTIEFIGRKDNQVKLRGYRIELGEIENILCSHEAIDSALVVISDSASGEKNLVAYLVADREIESSSLKNWLRAQLPKYMIPSHFAFLDEFPLNINGKVDRARLPEVTLLETERAAYIEPATATEKALAKIWEDVLEIEKIGLSDNFFDLGGHSLKAVKMFNLIHNEFEIKLSLSELFNHPTVASLSNEIDNMVWVNNEELEDVESENITI; encoded by the coding sequence ATGAAAATTAAAGATATATACCCGTTAACACCATTGCAGGAAGGAATTTATTTCCATTGGAAACTTTCTAAATCCATGTATTTCGAACAATCGTCTTATAAAATACAGGCCGAACTTGACCTTCATTATCTCAAAGAAAGTTACGATCAGCTGATTGCAAGACACGATGTGCTGAGAACTTGTTTCCGCGATAATGTAGGGGAAGATCTTTTACAAATTGTTCAAAATGAGGTTCCGTCCAATTTTACCTATCTGGACATTACTCAAAATTCGAACGAGACTGTAGCATCCGTAAAAGAGCAGGATATTGCAAAGAGTTTTGACCTTAGTACAGGTTCACAAATGCGTCTTACGGTAGTAAAAACAAATGAGAATCAGTATGAATTGATATGGAGCCACCACCACATTATTATGGATGGCTGGTGCATTGGCATTTTGATTGGTGAGTTTTTTGCTTTATACGAAGGATTGGTTCAGGGGAAAACAAACATTTTGCCTAAAGTCACTTCCTATTCAGATTATGTGAAATGGTTAATGAAAAACGACAAAGCAAAATCATTACAATATTGGAACCAGTATTTAGAGGACTTTCAGGGCATAAACACTTTGCCATTTCCAAAAAAGAACACGGATGCCTATAGCCCGGGAGAAGTTTTTTATACCGTTAGCGGAGACTTAAGAGAGCAGCTTGGTACTTTTTGCCAGCAAAACGGTATTACCGAGAATGTCTTTTTTCAGACCGTCTGGGGAATTTTATTAGCCAAATACAACAATACAAACGACGTAGTTTTTGGTGGAGTGGTATCGGGTAGGCCCGCAGAAATTTATGATGTGGCCAATATTATCGGACTTTTTATCAATACAATTCCGGTGCGAATTTCATTCGACCATCAGACTACAGTAAAACAAATCCTGTTGCAAACACAGGAGCAGGCGATCAAAAGTCTGCCGTACCATTACAATTCGATTAGCGAAATACAGCTTGGTGTTAATGGCAATCAGCCGTTATTTGATCATATCATCGTTTTTGAAAACTATGCTGCTGCCGAAGCCATAACCAGTGAATTGGCCGAAAACGAAAAAACAAACATTACGCTTTTAGAAACCGAATTTTATGAAGGTGAAAACTATGACTTTTCACTCGCTATTATTCCGGGAAAAGACATCAGCATCCGTTTTACTTTTAATGCTGAAAAATATGAAAATAGCAGCATAACCTATCTTAAGGATCATTTTGAGCAGGTTTTAAACTCGGTAGTGGCCAATTTTGACCTTCCGGTTTCAGAAATAGAACTTTTAAAAGAATCCGAAAAAGAAGCCGTATTGTCGTTATCCGGACATGATGGACTGAATGAAACTTCTCCCGAATATACTTTGGTGGAGTTGTTTGAAAATGCGGTAGCCGAAAATCAGAATAATATTGCTCTGGTTTATGGTGAAGAGCAGTACAGCTTTGCAGCATTAAATGCAATTGCAGATCAGTTTGCAGCCTTCCTTAAAGTGGAACATAACGTTGGTTTAGGAGATTTTATAGCATTGCAGCTGGACCGAAGCGACTGGCTTGTGGTGGCCTTGTTGGGAATTTTAAAAGCCGGTGCTGTATATGTTCCCCTGCACATCAATTTGCCACAGGACCGGGTAGATTATATACTGGAAGACACCAATTGCGGGATTATTATCGACGACGATTTTATCAACCGTTTCAAAGCAACTCCAAAAACAGCGGCAGCGGCATCAGCGGTAACAATTGCACCTTCAGATCTGGCTTATCTTATTTATACTTCGGGATCAACAGGAAAACCAAAAGGAGTATTGGTGGAACACAGCAACATTTGCGCTTTATTGGTCAACACTAAAGACAATTTTGTCATTTCTCAAAAGCCTTCAATGCCTTTACTGGCTTCCAATTCGTTTGATATTTTTCTTTTCGAATTATTCCACCCTTTATTGGCAGGAGGAAAAGTGGTTATGGTACCCAATGAGGAAATAAAAGACATGGGTGAGCTCACGAAAATTCTTAGCCACACCAATAGTTTTCATGCCGTGCCAACCCTGATGAGAGCCGTTATCGATCACATTAAAACCAATAAAAGCGAACAACTATACCAGCATATAGAGTCTATATTTATTGGAGGGGATAAAATACCGGTGGGGATACTCGAAGAAATTAGAGAAGTATTTACAAATGCTGTCATCAATGTACTTTACGGACCAACCGAAGGATCTATTTTTATCACATCTGAAAGTTATCTGCCAGGTGTAAAACAATTTCCAAATGCAGTAATCGGAAAAAGCAATGCTCATAATGCAACCTATGTATTAGATGATCATTTAAAATTATGCCCTTATTTTAGCATTGGTGAATTGTGTATTTCAGGAAATCAGGTCACAAGAGGTTATTTGAATAAAGTCGAAATAACCGCCGAAAAATTTATCGTAAATCCTTTCAAGACAGATGAAAAGCTGTACAGAACGGGAGATATGGTGAAAAGACTTCCAAATGGTAAAATAGAATTTGTAGGCCGAAAAGACAATCAGGTTAAAGTAAGAGGATATCGAATAGAGTTAGAAGAAATAGAAAATGCACTCTTATCAAATGAGCATGTCGATTTTGCTATTGCCAAAACAATCACAGTATCAGGAGAAGAAAAAGAAATTGTAGCCTATTTAAAAGCCAAAAAACAACTGGCACCACAGGAGCTGGCTCTTTTTCTGAAAGGAATACTGCCTTCTTTTATGATCCCGGATTATTACATACAACTGGAAGAAATTCCGCTAACCGTAAACGGAAAAATAGATGCCAAAAAACTGCCGCATCCGTTGCAGATCAACACGGTAAAAGAAACCGAATACATTGGGGCAGTAACCGAAACCGAAATAAAACTGACCGAAATATGGCAGCGCATTCTCGATCGAAAAACGATTGGAATTGAGGATAACTTTTTCCATCTGGGCGGACACAGTTTAAAAATGATTAAACTGTCCAATCAAATTTTTGTGAATTTTGGAATCCACCTCAACATCAAGGAAATTTATACCCATCCGACCATAAAAGAACAGGCGCTCTTTATTGACAGCTCTTTGAATGGTTATACGGTATCGATTCCTCCCGCAGCAATAGCAGCGAGTTATCCTTTGTCTTCTTCTCAATACAGAATGTGGAATATCTGTTCGATAGATACACAGGCCAATAAAGCATACAATATTAGAATCATAGATGTTAAAAATGCGGCGGTAAACATTGCGCCTTTTACTAAGGCATTGCAGCATTTAATAGAGCGACATGAAATATTAAGAACCGCTTTTGTTACCAATGAAAACGGAGAACCGAGACAAATAATCGTTCCGGTAGAAAAACTAGATCCGTTAGAAATTGAGTATCTGGATTTGCGCAACAGCGGAACCTTAGAAAAAAATTTACAACAGGCACTTGCAGCAACTGGCGATGTCTCTTTTGACTTAGAAACACCTCCATTGATGAAGGTTGGATTGATAAGTGCCAAAGACGACCAATGGATCGTGAGCATTCTTTTCCACCACATCATTTTTGATGGCTGGTCTACAGATGTTTTTGTAAAAGAGTTGTATGCTTTGTATGAAAAGTACAATGAAGGAAAAGAAGTTGTTTTACCGCCTTTGGCTGTACAATTTAAAGACTATGCAACCTGGGAGCAGAGCACCATTAAAAGCGATGCCATTGCAGCAGATAAAGAATACTGGCTCAAACAATTTGAAGGCAATTTACCGATTTTGAGTGAATTGGGAGACCAAAAAAGGCCTAATATTAAAACACATAACGGAGGGGTAATTTCTAAAGTTTTGGAAGGCAGTGTCCTAAAAGAACTAAACAGCTTGTGCGACCGTCAGGAAGTTTCGCTCTTCATGGTCTTTTTGGCAGCAGCCAATGTTTTAATCTATAAAAATACCGGCGATCAGGACATCATTACTGGAAGCCCGATCGTAAACCGTGATTATCCTGAATTGTTTGATCAAATAGGTTTTTACGCCAACACAATTCCGTTACGTACACATTTAGAGGATAATGCCTCCTTCTTAGATATTTTAAAACAAGTAAAAGAGAATGTCATTCAGGCCAAAGAACATCAAAAATTTCCGCTTGATGAGTTAATCAGTCTTTTAAACATTAAATACGATGCCAGCAGAAACCCGCTGTTTGACATTGTCGTTACCGCCAGAGAAGAAAACAACCCAAAAGAAGATGCAGCGCGTATTGATACCATTATTGATGCAATAGGAAACGGTATCAATGCCAAGTTTGATCTGACCTTTGATTTTTTAATAACAGCCAACACACTTACCGTATCCTTACAGTACAATAGCGATGTGTTTTCTGCTCAAAAAATCACCTCATTATTGCATCATTTAGAGCAGATCCTATTGCAGATCAGCACTCAGGCCGACCAGAAAATAAGCGCGATTGATTGTTTGACAGCTGCTGAAAAAGAGCATTTGCTAAAAGAATTGAGCGGTCATCAAACCCATTACCCAAAAGAGTCGTCTATTATAGAACTGTTTGAAAAACAAGTCAAATTGACCCCTGAAAAAACAGCTTTGGTCTATAAAGAGAAAAAGTACAGTTATCAGGAACTCAATACTATTGCCAATCAACTTGCCAATTATTTAGAAGAAAATTGCAACCTGACGGGCGATTTGGCAGCAGTTTATTTGCCAAAAAGCGAATGGCAGATCATAAGCATTTTAGCCCTTCTGAAATCGGGTTGTGCTTACGTCCCAATCGCGGCCGATTATCCTCAGGAACGAATCAGTTACATCATTAAAGATGCCAATGCCGAATGTTTGATTCGGGTTGATTTGATCGAAGAATTTGTAAAAACGCAGCACGAGTATTCGGCTCAGTTTGAAAGCAAGTATGCGAAAGCAAATGATTTGGCTTATGTCATGTATACCTCAGGTTCTACCGGCGAACCCAAAGGCGTTTTAATCGAACAGCAAAGCGTTGTACGATTGGTCAAAAATACCAATTTTATAAACCTTACGGGAGCAGAAGTACTATTGGCTACCGGTGCATTTTCCTTCGACGCCACTACTTTTGAGTATTGGGGAATGCTTTTAAACGGGGGAACCCTGGTCATTTGCGACGAAAATACCCTGCTGTCGGTAAGAGGGATGAACGAAGTTGTGGCAAACCAAAACGTAACCATCATGTGGCTCACCGCAGGCTGGCTGCATCAGCTGGTAGACGAAAACCTCATCTTATTTAAAAATCTGAAAACTATAGTATGCGGAGGTGATGTTTTATCTCCCCATCATATCACGAAACTGAAAACCACTTACCCTGAATTAGTAGTTGTCAATGGATATGGGCCAACTGAAAACACAACATTTTCACTAACCCATACCATTGACTTGCCAATAAAAACTACTGTTCCGATAGGTGTCCCAATAAGCAACAGTACCGTTTATCTGATGGATAAAAATCATCAGTTAGTGCCGAAAGGAGCGATTGGTGAAATATGTGTAGGAGGTGATGGTCTTGCCAGAGGGTATTTGAACAATGCCGAACTAACCCATTCCAAATTCATAACAAACCCTTATAATACACAGGAAAGACTTTATAAAACCGGTGATTTAGGAAGATGGACGGCCAACAATACGATCGAATTTATCGGACGAAAAGACAATCAGGTAAAATTGCGCGGTTATCGAATAGAACTCGGAGAAATCGAAAACATCTTATGCTCGCATGAGGCCATAGATTCCGCTTTGGTTGTCATAAGCGACAGTGCGTCTGGAGAGAAAAATTTAGTAGCCTATCTGGTGGCCGATAGAGAAATCGAAAGCAGCTCCCTGAAAAACTGGCTGAGAGCCCAGTTGCCGAAATACATGATTCCAAGTCATTTTGCCTTTTTAGACGAATTTCCGTTAAACATCAATGGAAAAGTAGACAGAGCCAGACTTCCGGAAGTTACCCTTTTAGAAACCGAGCGTGCCGCCTATATCGAACCCGCCACAGCCACTGAAAAAGCACTGGCTAAAATATGGGAAGACGTTTTAGAAATCGAAAAAATAGGCTTGTCGGATAACTTTTTTGACCTCGGCGGACACAGCCTAAAAGCCGTCAAAATGTTCAACCTGATCCACAACGAATTTGAAATCAAACTTAGCCTGTCCGAACTGTTTAACCATCCAACCGTAGCCAGTTTATCCAACGAAATTGATAATATGGTTTGGGTCAATAACGAAGAACTGGAAGATGTTGAAAGCGAGAATATCACCATATGA
- a CDS encoding non-ribosomal peptide synthetase produces the protein MVSDLYLKLKEQNIHIDVKDDNLDIKAPTGALTPDIIDEIKRNKADLISFINQYKYDKAGVIPKIDSNPDAKYGLSSSQLRLWILSQSEKGNVAYNSVGGYIFEGTLDQNTLNESLKEVVVRHESLRTVFEEDGNGGANQVVKAIEAIDFSIEYADLQNTANADEILKEQIAKDAVIPFHLSKGPLFKTKLYQLEPNKWAFIYTIHHIIVDAVSMNIFIGEILELYNSKKQNRANNLNALRIQYKDYAHWENEQLTGKKYEELKTYWLKEFSGELPVLTMPVDKKRPILQTFNGGTVEKKIDAKLSEAVEKLIRENGATMFMGLTAVINTLLYKFSTQEDIIIGTPVSGREDADLQNQIGYYGNTLAMRMQFKKENTFLELLDYTKKQVLGAYEHQMFPFATLVKELNLKRDPSRNPLFDVQVIYGENDNSKKSESLEGLKVWAYEFEEKLATSRFDMVFSFYKEKDNLVLNIQYNTDVFSAKIVEQIAGHVTVIMNSIVNNPDEQIYKLEHIEAQQKEALLQISKGDFLSYDHGKTILDLFKEQLQKKPEAIALAFKNKKLTYKELDEQSNRLANYLLANHSLKKNDFIGLMINNSENVLVCILGILKTGSAYVPIDPEYPKQRIQHIIQDSKLNVLLTQSEYLFDLDFYTGEFFATDIQMDALGTENATLEVQVNPADAAYVIYTSGSTGNAKGVVIDHGNLMFSTIARLDTYPDATAFLLLSSISFDSSIAGIFGTIAGGAKLVFAPKIRVSDIHTIVDLIVDEEVSHLLTVPSYYQLLLSELEERTHTLKTVIVAGEECTKGLVDLHQSVATLKNCKLFNEYGPTECTVWASYYVYEQGQEFIPSIGKPIANSSVYILNENNELAVDGLIGELHIAGKGLSSGYLNNPELTKEKFINNPFEPGTKMYKTGDLGKRFSDGNIEFLGRKDNQIKIRGNRLELGEIENALLNFKDIDGAVVTYSEEALVGHILTRTTLNIDDLKKHLKEQLPVYAIPGTYTQSGEFPLLPNGKVDKKALLLLANKESLHKDAYIPAGNEIEAALVHVFQQILQKENVSVTADFFALGGDSIKAIQIISKLKQIGFVLTVQDIMQYTVIQELALHVKLVKEEIDQTAVEGTIPLTPIQKYFFEETSGNKNHFNQSIVLKSVKRLSEEGLTQIFQKLTAHHDALRTVFKEENGHWIQEVKNEGFEFSLNVHSNVADAEFNAICEQHQSSFNLEKGPLFKAVLLKKEDADYLLLLSHHLVVDGVSWRIILEDLMELYAQYEAGTALELPLKTHSLKYWQEKQLEYANSMTMMEEEVYWSSINETAQFNTSELPKDFEYQGVNLYKDFETKVFQLDQNTTEKLLTESHKAYKTTINDVLITALSLAIGKNFNIENVAIQLEGHGREDISSDTDVTRTVGWFTTIYPVLIALKKKHDNIHQLIEVKETLHRIPNKGIGFGILKYLKGCDLNIKADVSFNYLGDFDLGKSEKKDQLFQFTDIAKGKEIAADTERTGTLDISGILINGQLQLMLSFNPHYFKNETIENLKEAYKTELEHLISGLSEEKETHLTPVDFTYKGLDLSSLEELNKML, from the coding sequence ATGGTATCAGATTTATATTTAAAACTAAAAGAACAGAACATTCATATTGACGTAAAAGACGATAATCTTGACATTAAAGCGCCTACGGGTGCGTTAACTCCCGATATTATTGACGAAATTAAAAGAAACAAAGCCGATTTAATTAGTTTTATTAACCAATACAAGTACGACAAAGCGGGAGTCATTCCTAAAATTGACAGCAATCCGGATGCAAAATACGGGCTGTCTTCTTCACAATTAAGACTTTGGATTTTAAGTCAGTCCGAAAAAGGAAATGTGGCCTACAACTCTGTAGGAGGATATATTTTTGAAGGAACACTGGATCAAAATACTTTAAATGAATCTCTCAAGGAAGTAGTAGTGCGTCATGAAAGTTTGAGAACTGTCTTTGAAGAAGATGGAAACGGAGGCGCCAATCAGGTGGTTAAAGCGATCGAAGCGATTGATTTTTCGATTGAATATGCTGATTTACAAAATACTGCAAATGCGGATGAAATTTTAAAAGAACAAATCGCTAAGGATGCTGTAATTCCTTTTCACTTATCCAAAGGACCACTTTTTAAAACAAAGCTTTACCAGTTAGAACCAAACAAATGGGCCTTTATTTACACCATTCATCACATCATTGTGGATGCTGTTTCGATGAATATTTTTATTGGGGAAATATTGGAATTATACAATTCGAAAAAGCAAAACAGAGCCAACAATCTAAATGCTTTAAGAATCCAATATAAGGATTATGCCCACTGGGAAAACGAACAGCTTACTGGCAAAAAATACGAAGAGCTTAAGACCTACTGGCTTAAGGAGTTCAGCGGAGAACTACCGGTTCTGACCATGCCGGTCGATAAAAAAAGACCGATACTGCAAACCTTCAATGGCGGTACTGTAGAAAAGAAAATCGATGCAAAATTATCAGAAGCAGTTGAAAAACTGATCAGAGAAAATGGCGCTACCATGTTTATGGGATTGACAGCCGTAATCAATACGTTGTTGTATAAATTTTCGACTCAGGAGGATATCATCATCGGAACTCCGGTTTCCGGCAGGGAAGATGCCGATTTGCAAAACCAGATAGGGTATTACGGAAATACGCTGGCCATGCGAATGCAGTTTAAAAAAGAAAACACTTTTTTAGAATTGCTGGATTATACCAAAAAGCAGGTACTTGGGGCTTACGAACATCAAATGTTTCCTTTTGCTACACTCGTAAAAGAGTTAAACTTAAAAAGAGATCCGAGCAGAAACCCTCTTTTTGACGTTCAGGTCATTTACGGAGAAAATGACAACTCTAAAAAAAGCGAAAGTCTGGAAGGCCTGAAAGTGTGGGCTTATGAATTTGAAGAAAAATTAGCGACCAGCCGATTTGATATGGTTTTTAGTTTCTACAAAGAAAAGGACAACTTGGTGTTGAACATTCAGTACAATACCGATGTTTTTTCAGCAAAAATCGTAGAGCAGATCGCCGGTCATGTTACGGTCATCATGAACTCAATTGTAAACAATCCTGACGAACAAATCTATAAATTAGAACATATCGAAGCGCAGCAAAAAGAAGCGCTTTTGCAAATTTCCAAAGGGGATTTCCTTTCTTACGATCACGGAAAAACAATACTGGATTTATTTAAAGAACAGCTACAAAAAAAGCCCGAAGCGATCGCACTGGCCTTTAAAAACAAAAAGCTGACCTATAAAGAATTAGACGAGCAATCGAACCGACTGGCCAATTATTTGCTGGCCAATCATAGCCTTAAAAAGAACGATTTTATCGGACTAATGATCAACAATTCTGAAAATGTATTAGTGTGCATTTTAGGAATTTTAAAAACGGGAAGTGCCTATGTGCCAATAGATCCGGAATATCCAAAACAAAGAATTCAGCATATTATTCAGGACAGTAAGTTAAACGTCCTGCTCACACAATCGGAGTATCTTTTTGATCTCGACTTTTATACGGGTGAATTTTTTGCCACAGACATTCAGATGGATGCTCTTGGAACAGAAAATGCCACTCTGGAAGTGCAGGTAAATCCTGCTGATGCCGCTTATGTAATTTATACTTCAGGATCTACAGGTAATGCAAAAGGAGTGGTGATAGATCATGGAAATTTAATGTTTTCGACCATTGCCAGACTTGATACGTATCCGGATGCAACAGCATTTTTATTACTGTCTTCCATCTCATTTGACAGTTCGATCGCCGGAATTTTCGGCACCATTGCAGGCGGAGCAAAATTGGTTTTTGCACCGAAAATCAGAGTTTCGGACATCCATACCATAGTCGATCTTATTGTGGACGAAGAGGTTTCTCATTTGCTTACCGTTCCTTCCTACTATCAATTGTTGCTTAGCGAATTGGAAGAGCGTACCCATACATTAAAAACGGTTATTGTAGCGGGAGAAGAATGCACAAAAGGACTGGTTGATTTACATCAGAGTGTTGCAACCCTAAAAAACTGTAAACTTTTTAATGAATACGGACCTACCGAATGTACGGTTTGGGCCAGTTATTATGTATATGAGCAAGGGCAGGAGTTTATTCCTTCAATCGGAAAACCCATTGCAAACAGTTCGGTTTATATTTTAAACGAGAACAATGAATTGGCAGTTGACGGGCTTATCGGCGAACTTCATATTGCCGGTAAAGGATTATCGAGCGGGTATTTAAACAACCCCGAACTTACCAAAGAAAAATTTATAAACAATCCGTTTGAACCCGGAACTAAAATGTACAAAACGGGGGATTTAGGGAAAAGATTTTCAGATGGCAATATTGAGTTTTTAGGCCGAAAAGACAATCAAATCAAAATCAGAGGAAATCGTCTGGAACTGGGAGAAATTGAAAATGCCCTGTTAAATTTCAAAGACATCGACGGAGCAGTGGTAACCTATAGCGAAGAGGCTTTGGTAGGACATATTTTAACCCGTACCACACTCAATATCGACGATCTGAAAAAACATCTGAAAGAACAATTACCGGTATACGCAATCCCAGGGACTTACACACAATCGGGTGAATTTCCGTTATTGCCAAACGGTAAAGTAGATAAAAAGGCCCTGTTGCTTTTGGCCAACAAAGAGTCCCTACACAAAGACGCTTATATACCAGCCGGAAACGAAATTGAAGCTGCTCTGGTACATGTATTTCAGCAAATATTGCAAAAAGAAAATGTAAGTGTTACAGCCGATTTTTTTGCCTTGGGAGGCGATTCTATCAAAGCCATTCAAATTATTTCTAAACTAAAACAAATTGGTTTTGTACTGACGGTACAGGATATTATGCAGTATACCGTTATACAGGAACTGGCGCTGCACGTAAAATTGGTCAAGGAAGAAATAGACCAGACTGCGGTAGAAGGAACCATTCCGCTTACACCCATTCAGAAATATTTCTTTGAAGAGACCTCCGGAAATAAAAATCATTTTAATCAGTCGATTGTATTAAAATCAGTAAAGCGATTGTCTGAAGAAGGACTGACACAAATTTTTCAAAAACTAACTGCGCATCATGATGCCTTAAGAACAGTATTCAAAGAGGAAAATGGTCACTGGATTCAGGAAGTTAAAAATGAAGGTTTTGAATTTAGTCTGAATGTGCATTCCAATGTTGCCGATGCTGAATTCAATGCAATTTGCGAGCAGCATCAATCTTCTTTCAATTTAGAAAAAGGCCCTTTGTTTAAAGCAGTTCTCTTAAAAAAAGAGGATGCCGATTATTTGCTGTTGCTTTCGCATCACTTAGTGGTTGACGGGGTTTCCTGGAGAATTATTCTGGAAGATTTAATGGAATTGTACGCACAATACGAAGCCGGAACAGCATTAGAATTGCCTTTAAAAACACACTCTTTAAAATACTGGCAGGAAAAACAATTGGAATATGCCAATTCAATGACGATGATGGAAGAGGAAGTGTACTGGTCATCGATAAACGAAACAGCACAATTTAATACCTCAGAACTTCCTAAAGATTTTGAGTATCAGGGTGTCAATTTGTATAAAGATTTTGAAACAAAAGTATTTCAGTTGGATCAAAACACTACTGAAAAATTGCTGACAGAATCACACAAAGCGTATAAAACCACCATAAACGATGTTTTGATTACAGCCTTATCGCTGGCAATAGGTAAAAATTTCAATATAGAAAATGTAGCCATTCAACTGGAAGGCCACGGAAGAGAAGACATCAGCTCAGACACAGATGTAACCCGAACCGTGGGTTGGTTTACGACAATCTATCCGGTATTGATTGCGCTTAAAAAGAAACACGATAACATTCATCAGCTCATAGAAGTAAAAGAAACGCTGCATCGAATTCCGAATAAAGGCATTGGATTCGGGATCTTAAAATACCTAAAAGGCTGTGATTTAAACATAAAAGCCGATGTTTCTTTCAACTACCTGGGCGATTTTGATTTAGGGAAATCGGAGAAAAAAGACCAGTTATTTCAATTTACCGATATCGCCAAAGGAAAGGAAATCGCGGCGGATACCGAAAGAACCGGAACACTCGATATATCAGGAATCTTAATCAACGGTCAGCTTCAGCTCATGCTTTCATTTAATCCCCATTACTTCAAAAACGAAACCATAGAAAACTTAAAAGAAGCGTATAAAACAGAACTGGAACATTTGATTTCGGGTCTTTCCGAAGAAAAAGAAACTCATTTAACCCCTGTTGATTTTACCTACAAAGGGCTGGATTTAAGCAGTCTGGAGGAATTGAACAAAATGCTATAA